Within Pseudomonas paeninsulae, the genomic segment AAGCCGCGTGCACGAGTATATCGGTCGACCCTGCTCACCCAATACAGACGAATGCTGGCCACTTCACAGACGCCGTGAATTCAGCAGCGGCGTCTTTCCTATGAAAAAAACTCACCGACACAAAAAAGCCCCCGCCAACTCACGTTGGCGGGGGCTTGCTCACTTATGCAACCGGGTTATCAGCCCTTCTTGGCAGCGCGGGTACGCTCGCTTTCGCCCAGAATTTTCTTGCGCAGGCGGATCGACTTCGGCGTCACTTCGCACAGCTCATCGTCCTGGATGAATTCCAGAGCCTGTTCCAGCGTGAACTTCACCGGTGGAACCAGGGCAATGGTTTCGTCCTTGCCGGAAGCACGCATGTTGTCGAGCTTCTTGCCTTTGGTCGGGTTCACGCCCATGTCGTTGTCGCGGCTGTTGAGGCCGACGATTTGACCTTCGAAGATGTCCTGGCCGTGCTCGACGAACAACTTGCCGCGCGCCTGCAGGGTTTCCAGCGAGTAGGTCAGCGCCTTGCCGGTGGCAACCGATACCAGTACGCCGTTCTGACGGCCGGACATATCGCCGGACTTCATCACGTCGTAACGGTCGAAGATGCTGGTCATGATGCCGGCACCGGAGGTCAGGGTCAGGAACTCGTTACGGAAACCGATCAGACCACGGGCCGGAATGTTGTACTCAAGGCGCACACGGCCCTTGCCATCCGGAACCATGTTGGTCAGGTCGCCTTTGCGCAGACCCATCTGCTCCATCAGCGCGCCCTGGGATACTTCCGGCAGGTCGATGGTGACGTTCTCAAAGGGTTCGTGCTTGACGCCATTGACCAGCTTGATGATCACTTCCGGACGACCAACACCCATCTCGAAGCCTTCGCGACGCATGGTTTCGATCAGTACCGAGAGGTGCAGCTCGCCACGGCCGGAGACCTTGAACTTGTCGGCAGTGTCGCCCTCTTCGACGCGCAGGGCCACGTTGTACAGCAGCTCCTTTTCCAGACGCTCCTTGATGTTGCGGCTGGTGACGAACTTGCCTTCCTTACCGCAGAACGGCGAGTCGTTGACCTGGAAGGTCATGGCAACGGTCGGCTCGTCCACGGACAGCGGGACCATGGCTTCGACGTTCTGCGGATCGCACAGGGTGTCGGAGATGAACAGCTGATCGAAGCCGCTGATGCACACGATGTCGCCAGCGGCGGCTTCTTCCACGTCGACGCGGTGCAGACCGTGGTGACCCATCAGCTTGAGGATACGACCGTTACGGCGCTTGCCGTGAGCGTCGATCGCCACCACCTGAGTGTTCGGCTTGACGCGGCCACGGGCGATACGGCCAACGCCGATAATGCCGAGGAAGCTGTTGTAGTCCAGTGCGGAGATCTGCATCTGGAACGGACCGTCGCGGTCGACTTTCGGCGCCGGCACGTGGTCAACGATGGCCTGGTACAACGGCACCAGGTCTTCCGCCATGTCGGTGTGTTCCAGACCGGCAACACCGTTGATCGCCGAAGCGTACACGATGGGGAAGTCCAGCTGCTCTTCGGTCGCGCCGAGGTTGTCGAACAGGTCGAAAATTTGCTCGACAACCCAATCCGGACGCGCGCCCGGACGGTCGACCTTGTTCACCACCACGATCGGACGCAGGCCAGCCTGGAAGGCTTTCTGGGTCACGAAGCGGGTTTGCGGCATCGGGCCGTCTTGGGCGTCGACGACCAGCAGCACCGAGTCAACCATCGACATCACGCGCTCGACTTCACCGCCGAAGTCAGCGTGGCCGGGGGTGTCGACGATGTTGATGTGGTGGCCATTCCAGTTGATGGCAGTGTTTTTCGCCAGAATGGTAATGCCGCGCTCTTTTTCCTGGTCGTTGCTGTCCATCAGGCGCTCGGTGTCGAGCTCGTTGCGCTCGAGGGTACCGGATTGGCGCAGAAGGGCATCAACCAAGGTGGTTTTGCCGTGGTCGACGTGAGCGATGATGGCGATGTTGCGTAGTTTTTCGATCACTTGTGTATCTCGATCAGAGGATTCGGTTTGCCGCATATTCTACGCGGCGGATATTAACTAAATACGAATTCGGCCAGACGGTGCAAAAGCGCAGCGGCTTTTACCCCGTCTGCAGGTCGGGAGGGCGATGGCGGATGCTTCCGCCATTCAACCCGGGCGTCTTATGCCGGACGATAAACGCGCACATTGGCATACCCCTCGCTAAGCAGGTGGTGGGCATGCAAACGGCTCATGATGCCTTTGTCGCAATACAGCAGGTATTGGCGACTGGCATCCAGCTCTTTGAAGCGGCTGTTCAAGGCATAAAACGGCAGCGTTTGCACTTCGATACCGGGCAGCTCGAGAGGCTGCTCTTCGGCGCTATCTGGATGACGGATGTCAATGATGACATGGCTGGCCAGGGCTTCGTTGACTTCCTCGACCTTGATGTCCTTGCCCAGCTCGTCGATTACCTTGTCGATCGGCAGCAATGTCGCACGCTCAAGGGCACGCTCAAGAATGGCCATATCGAACTGGCGTTCTTCATATTCGATACGATCTTTCTTCGCCCGGGTGGTCGGGTTCACCGAGATCACGCCGCAATACTCTGGCATGTGCTTGGCAAACTCGGCGGTGCCGATGGCGGTGGCGGTGTCGATGATGTCCTGCTTGTGGCTGGCGATCAGCGGGCGCAGCACCAGCATGTCGGTGGCAGCGTCGATCACCGAGAGGTTGGGCAGGGTCTGGCTGGAGACCTGGGAAATCGCCTCCCCGGTAACCAGGGCATTGATCTGCAGCTTCTCGGCCATGTGCGTGGAGGCGCGCAGCATCATGCGCTTGAGGATCACACCCATCTGGCTGTTGTCGACCTTGCCGAGAATCTCGCCGAGCACTTCCTCGAAGGGTACGCTGATAAACAGTACGCGCTGGGAACGGCCGAACTTCTGCCACAGGTAATGCGCCACTTCCATCACGCCCAACTCGTGCGCGCGGCCACCCAGGTTGAAGAAGCAGAAATGGGTGACCAGGCCACGGCGCATCATCTGATAGGCGGCGACCGTGGAATCGAAACCACCGGACATCAGCACCAGGGTCTGCTCCAGCGAGCCCAGCGGATAACCACCCAGGCCCTGGTGCTGGTTGTGAATGACGAATAGGCGCTGGTCGCGAATCTCCATGCGCACTTCGACTTCGGGCTGCTTCAGGTCGATCCCGGCGGCGCCGCACTGCTGGCGCAATTGGCTGCCGACATAGCGCTCGATGTCCATCGAACTGAACGCATGCTTGCCGGCACGCTTGCAGCGCACGGCGAAGACCTTACCCGGCAAGCGGTCGCCGAAGTGCTGCTTGCATTTATCCAGCACGTCGTCGAAGTCACCCAGCGGGTATTCGTCGACCTGGAGAAAATGGGCGATACCCGGCGTGCAGCTGAGCCGCTCGATCATCGCCTGCAGGGTTTTCGCCTCGCTGATCGCCGTCTCGACTTCCAGGTTGTCCCACACACCACTGACCAGCAGCTGCGGATCGAGATCGCGCAGCACCGAACGAATGTTTTTCGCCAATTGCCGGATAAAGTGCTTACGCACCGGCCGGCTTTTGATGGTGATTTCTGGAAAGACTTTAACGATCAGTTTCATTAAAACAGCACATGCCAAGACGACTAAAAATCAGGGGCGCGGATTATAGCGGAAATTGTGCAAGCTTTGACCAAAAATACCACCACCCCGATCGACTGCACCTTAACGGTGCATTAATTACCCAGCAGAACCATTTTGGTGCATTGGATTTCGCCCCACGTATTCGCAGGCCTCGTCACGCTTGAGTTTCAGCCGCTTAACCCATCCTTGTGCACTGGCATGCAATTTGCTCTCTTGTGAGGCAGGCTATCCTGGCGGACTATCGCGCCCGGCCGCACCCTATTATTGAGGGCTCACCATTCCGAGCCTTATCCACCTGGAGGACAGCATGTCGAAGTCGATTCAACTGATCAAAGAGCACGACGTGAAGTGGGTTGACCTGCGCTTCACCGATACCAAGGGCAAGCAGCACCACATCACCATGCCCGCGCGCGACGCACTGGATGATGAATTTTTCGAAATCGGCAAGATGTTCGACGGCTCGTCCATTCATGGCTGGAAAGGCATCGAAGCCTCCGACATGATCCTGATGCCAGTCGACGACACCGCCGTACTTGACCCGTTCACCGAAGAGCCGACCCTGATTCTGGTCTGCAATATCGTCGAGCCGAGCACCATGCAAGGCTACGATCGCGACCCACGCTCGATCGCCGCCCGCGCCGAGGAATACCTGAAGACCACCGGCATCGGCGACACCGTATTCGTCGGCCCCGAGCCTGAGTTCTTCATCTTCGACGAAGTGAAGTTCAAGTCCGACATCTCCGGCTCGATGTTCAAGATCTACTCCGAGCAAGGCTCCTGGATGTCCGACCAGGACGTCGAAGGCGGCAACAAGGGCCACCGCCCAGGCGTCAAAGGCGGCTACTTCCCGGTTCCGCCATTCGACCACGACCACGAAATCCGTACTGCCATGTGTAATGCCATGGAAGAAATGGGCCTGGTCATCGAAGTTCACCACCACGAAGTGGCGACTGCCGGCCAGAACGAAATCGGCGTGCAGTTCAACACCCTGGTGAAAAAGGCTGACGAAGTTCAGACCCTGAAATACTGCGTGCACAACGTGGCCGATGCCTACGGCAAGACCGCTACCTTTATGCCGAAGCCGCTCTACGGTGACAACGGTTCAGGCATGCACGTGCACCTGTCGATCAGTAAAGACGGCAAGAACACCTTCGCTGGCGAAGGCTATGCCGGCCTGTCCGACACTGCCCTGTACTTCATCGGCGGCATCATCAAGCACGGTAAGGCCCTGAACGGCTTCACTAACCCGTCGACCAACTCCTACAAGCGTTTGGTCCCAGGCTTCGAAGCGCCAGTGATGCTGGCCTACTCGGCACGCAACCGCTCCGCCTCGATCCGTATCCCGTACGTTTCCAGCCCGAAAGCCCGCCGTATCGAAGCACGTTTCCCGGATCCGGCTGCCAACCCATACCTGGCTTTCGCCGCCCTGCTGATGGCTGGCCTGGACGGCATCCAGAACAAGATTCACCCGGGCGATGCTGCCGACAAGAACCTGTATGACCTGCCGCCGGAAGAAGGCAAGTTGATCCCGCAAGTCTGCGGCAGCCTGAAAGAAGCCCTGGAAGAGCTGGACAAGGGTCGCGCGTTCCTGACCAAAGGCGGCGTGTTCTCCGACGACTTCATCGACGCTTACATCGAGTTGAAGAGCGAAGAAGAAATCAAAGTTCGCACCTTCGTACACCCGCTGGAATACGACCTGTACTACAGCGTCTAAACCGGCAAGCAAGACAAGAGGCCACCTTCGGGTGGCCTTTTTTGTGCCTGCTCAGCGAGCGATTACGCTTAACAGTCAATTTGTTGCGCCAGCCCTAATTGCCACACCCGCACCCTTGCCAGCGCGACCTGCCAGTGCAAGTCTTAGCAGTACATCCATCGGGAGAATGGCCATGCGCCGGATACTCACCTGCCTACTGCTGATACTGGCTCTGCCGGCCAGCGCGCAGATCTACAAATACACCGACGCCAACGGTAATACGGTGTTCACCAACCAGCCCCCGGACGGCCAGAACGCCGAAACCGTTGAGCTGCCCGCGACTAACACCGTGGAAGCCCAGCCGCTCACCACGCCACCGAGCACACCCGCCGGAGTGGTCTCACCGGCAAGCTACGCGGTACTCGAACTGACCGGCCTCCCCAGCGACGAAGCCATGCGCGCCAACAACGGCACCTTCAGTGTCGGCGTGCAACTGGAGCCGCGCCTGGCCGCGACCCACCGCCTGCGCCTGCTGCTGGATGGCCAGCCTTACGGCCAACCAAGCAACGTACCGCGCCTGCAGCTGAGCAATGTAGAGCGCGGCGAACACAGCCTGGCAGTTGAAATACTCAATGGCGAACAGTCGATTCAACAGAGCGCCAGCGTCACTTTCACCGTGCAGCGCGTCAATACCAGCAGTCCAGCACTGCGCCCACCACCACCGCCCCCCACACCCAAACCGGCCAGCTGAACCATGCGCAACCTACTGCTGTACTTACTCCTGCTGAGCCTACCGGCTGCCGCTCAGGTCTATACCTACATCGACGCGGAGGGCAATCGCGTCTTCACCGACCAGCCCAGGCAGAGTAACGCCGAACGCATCGAGCTGACGCCCAGCAACAACATGCCCAGCTTGCCGGCTGCCGCGCCGCCAGCACCCGTCGCCACTACCGCACGGCAGCCCACCTACCAGGTGCTGCGTATCTTGTTCCCGGAACCAGACACCACTATCCGCGACAGCGCCGGTAATCTGATCGTCACCGCCAGCAGCGAGCCGGCCCTGCAGAGTGGGCACAGCTTTCGCCTGCTGCTGGATGGCCAAGCGACAGGCGAAACTGGCCGCAGCCCGGTTTTCCCGCTGGAAAATATCGACCGCGGCACCCACCAACTGGCTGTCGAGATCGTTGACGCCCAGGGCCGCACGCTGGAACGCACGCCGAGCCAACCGCTGCATATGCTGCGCATATCGCTGGCCCAGAAGCGCATGGTCCGACCCTGCAAAAAAACCGACTACGGCGTGCGCCCGGAATGCCCACTGAAGGACAAGCCGCCGGAGAAGCGCGACATTCCCTTCATCCCCTTTATCTAAGCCAGATAACCACCGCACCATTGTGGTGCAATAAGCCGCACCACTTTCTATACTCTCCCCATTCTGGTTCGCCCACATGCCCTGTGCCTGCGCCGAAATACGGCCAGCGCCGCCGATTCCTCTGATTCCCTGCATTTTTCCGGGGCTTTGGTTTGCTTCTTGCATTTTCCTGCTGCATTGCCGCAAGCCTTAGGGTCTGCTGACATTTAGTCACGGCCGCGACGCCGGCCCGTTTGGCGCAGAACTAGGCGCGAGGAGTGAAGTTTGCTTATTCCCAATGAGCGTCGAGAAACGCAGGGCCATGCCAAACGGCCACCCGCCCTTTGGCTTGCGCACCAAATTGTGCCCGTCGGCGCTGCCCGGCTTGGCAAGGGAACAGCCATTGCCGGCGTCCCGCGCAATCCACAGAGATGCGGTGTAGCCCGCAAGCCCGCCGGAAACGGCCTTGCCTGGCACCATTTGGCAGCGCAACGCGGCTCGCAGCGAAACATCAGCAGACCCTCTATATGACTATCAATGACGCATTGCACCGCCTGCTGCTGGACAACCTGACCACCGCCACCCTGCTGCTCAACGCCGACCTGCGCCTTGAGTACATGAACCCGGCGGCGGAAATGCTCCTGGCCGTCAGCGGCCAGCGCAGCCACGGACAATTCATCAGCGAGCTGTTCACCGAGTCGGCCGAGGCCCTGAGCGCGCTGCGCCAGGCCGTCGAACAGGCGCATCCGTTCAACAAGCGCGAGGCGGTGCTGACTGCCGTCACCGGCCAGACCCTCACCGTCGATTACTCGGTCACGCCGATCTTCAATCGCGGCGAGACCCTGCTGCTGCTGGAAGTGCATCCGCGCGACCGCCTGCTGCGCATCACCAAGGAAGAGGCGCAACTGTCCAAGCAGGAGACCACCAAGCTGCTGGTGCGCGGCCTCGCCCACGAGATCAAGAACCCGCTCGGCGGCATTCGCGGCGCCGCCCAGTTGCTCGCCCGCGAGCTGCCCAACGAAGAACTCAAGGACTACACCAACGTCATCATCGAAGAAGCCGATCGCCTGAGAAACCTGGTCGATCGCATGCTTGGCTC encodes:
- the typA gene encoding translational GTPase TypA, whose amino-acid sequence is MIEKLRNIAIIAHVDHGKTTLVDALLRQSGTLERNELDTERLMDSNDQEKERGITILAKNTAINWNGHHINIVDTPGHADFGGEVERVMSMVDSVLLVVDAQDGPMPQTRFVTQKAFQAGLRPIVVVNKVDRPGARPDWVVEQIFDLFDNLGATEEQLDFPIVYASAINGVAGLEHTDMAEDLVPLYQAIVDHVPAPKVDRDGPFQMQISALDYNSFLGIIGVGRIARGRVKPNTQVVAIDAHGKRRNGRILKLMGHHGLHRVDVEEAAAGDIVCISGFDQLFISDTLCDPQNVEAMVPLSVDEPTVAMTFQVNDSPFCGKEGKFVTSRNIKERLEKELLYNVALRVEEGDTADKFKVSGRGELHLSVLIETMRREGFEMGVGRPEVIIKLVNGVKHEPFENVTIDLPEVSQGALMEQMGLRKGDLTNMVPDGKGRVRLEYNIPARGLIGFRNEFLTLTSGAGIMTSIFDRYDVMKSGDMSGRQNGVLVSVATGKALTYSLETLQARGKLFVEHGQDIFEGQIVGLNSRDNDMGVNPTKGKKLDNMRASGKDETIALVPPVKFTLEQALEFIQDDELCEVTPKSIRLRKKILGESERTRAAKKG
- the thiI gene encoding tRNA uracil 4-sulfurtransferase ThiI, with the protein product MKLIVKVFPEITIKSRPVRKHFIRQLAKNIRSVLRDLDPQLLVSGVWDNLEVETAISEAKTLQAMIERLSCTPGIAHFLQVDEYPLGDFDDVLDKCKQHFGDRLPGKVFAVRCKRAGKHAFSSMDIERYVGSQLRQQCGAAGIDLKQPEVEVRMEIRDQRLFVIHNQHQGLGGYPLGSLEQTLVLMSGGFDSTVAAYQMMRRGLVTHFCFFNLGGRAHELGVMEVAHYLWQKFGRSQRVLFISVPFEEVLGEILGKVDNSQMGVILKRMMLRASTHMAEKLQINALVTGEAISQVSSQTLPNLSVIDAATDMLVLRPLIASHKQDIIDTATAIGTAEFAKHMPEYCGVISVNPTTRAKKDRIEYEERQFDMAILERALERATLLPIDKVIDELGKDIKVEEVNEALASHVIIDIRHPDSAEEQPLELPGIEVQTLPFYALNSRFKELDASRQYLLYCDKGIMSRLHAHHLLSEGYANVRVYRPA
- the glnA gene encoding glutamate--ammonia ligase, producing the protein MSKSIQLIKEHDVKWVDLRFTDTKGKQHHITMPARDALDDEFFEIGKMFDGSSIHGWKGIEASDMILMPVDDTAVLDPFTEEPTLILVCNIVEPSTMQGYDRDPRSIAARAEEYLKTTGIGDTVFVGPEPEFFIFDEVKFKSDISGSMFKIYSEQGSWMSDQDVEGGNKGHRPGVKGGYFPVPPFDHDHEIRTAMCNAMEEMGLVIEVHHHEVATAGQNEIGVQFNTLVKKADEVQTLKYCVHNVADAYGKTATFMPKPLYGDNGSGMHVHLSISKDGKNTFAGEGYAGLSDTALYFIGGIIKHGKALNGFTNPSTNSYKRLVPGFEAPVMLAYSARNRSASIRIPYVSSPKARRIEARFPDPAANPYLAFAALLMAGLDGIQNKIHPGDAADKNLYDLPPEEGKLIPQVCGSLKEALEELDKGRAFLTKGGVFSDDFIDAYIELKSEEEIKVRTFVHPLEYDLYYSV
- a CDS encoding DUF4124 domain-containing protein, translating into MRRILTCLLLILALPASAQIYKYTDANGNTVFTNQPPDGQNAETVELPATNTVEAQPLTTPPSTPAGVVSPASYAVLELTGLPSDEAMRANNGTFSVGVQLEPRLAATHRLRLLLDGQPYGQPSNVPRLQLSNVERGEHSLAVEILNGEQSIQQSASVTFTVQRVNTSSPALRPPPPPPTPKPAS
- a CDS encoding DUF4124 domain-containing protein, with product MRNLLLYLLLLSLPAAAQVYTYIDAEGNRVFTDQPRQSNAERIELTPSNNMPSLPAAAPPAPVATTARQPTYQVLRILFPEPDTTIRDSAGNLIVTASSEPALQSGHSFRLLLDGQATGETGRSPVFPLENIDRGTHQLAVEIVDAQGRTLERTPSQPLHMLRISLAQKRMVRPCKKTDYGVRPECPLKDKPPEKRDIPFIPFI
- the glnL gene encoding nitrogen regulation protein NR(II): MTINDALHRLLLDNLTTATLLLNADLRLEYMNPAAEMLLAVSGQRSHGQFISELFTESAEALSALRQAVEQAHPFNKREAVLTAVTGQTLTVDYSVTPIFNRGETLLLLEVHPRDRLLRITKEEAQLSKQETTKLLVRGLAHEIKNPLGGIRGAAQLLARELPNEELKDYTNVIIEEADRLRNLVDRMLGSNKLPSLAMTNVHEVLERVASLVEAESQGSIILVRDYDPSIPDVLIDREQMIQAVLNIVRNAMQAIGGQNEMRLGRITLRTRTLRQFTIGHIRHRLVARLEIIDNGPGIPAELQDTIFYPMVSGRADGTGLGLAITQNIISQHQGLIECESHPGHTLFSIFLPLEQGVTPS